The following are from one region of the Actinomycetota bacterium genome:
- a CDS encoding ABC transporter permease subunit, giving the protein MRLPRASFFSLMWPPVVFGVAFLVLWETAVAVFDFQTYFLPPPSAIWDAFRANTALIWEATKVSGLNAFVGLVVGTALGIAMSFLLARFRLLNDLMTPLAIGLNAVPIFVLVAIFNNMYPVTSEVPRRMMVTLVVYFIVLVNVARGLREVGAIQLELMRSYAASEAAILRKVRIPNAVPYLFTSLKIAAPASVITAFVSEYFGGSQNGLGSRIVSNIALSNNAEAWAYVLGACLLGLAFYIAALVLERFAVPGGISTVEQVGA; this is encoded by the coding sequence ATGAGACTTCCTCGCGCTTCGTTCTTCAGCCTGATGTGGCCGCCCGTCGTGTTCGGCGTCGCGTTCCTCGTGCTGTGGGAGACGGCGGTCGCGGTCTTCGATTTCCAGACGTATTTCCTGCCACCTCCCTCGGCGATCTGGGACGCGTTCCGCGCCAACACGGCGCTGATCTGGGAGGCCACGAAGGTGTCGGGGCTGAACGCATTCGTGGGGCTGGTCGTCGGCACAGCGCTCGGGATCGCGATGAGCTTCCTGCTCGCGCGGTTCCGACTACTGAACGACCTGATGACCCCGCTCGCGATCGGACTGAACGCCGTGCCGATCTTCGTGCTGGTCGCCATCTTCAACAACATGTATCCCGTCACGAGCGAGGTGCCTCGGCGCATGATGGTGACCCTCGTCGTCTACTTCATCGTGTTGGTCAACGTCGCACGGGGGCTCCGCGAGGTCGGCGCGATCCAGCTGGAGCTCATGCGCTCGTACGCGGCCAGTGAGGCGGCGATCCTGCGCAAGGTGCGCATCCCGAACGCCGTCCCTTACCTGTTCACGTCGCTGAAGATCGCGGCGCCCGCATCGGTGATCACCGCGTTCGTCTCCGAGTACTTCGGGGGATCACAGAACGGACTCGGGAGCCGGATCGTGAGCAACATCGCGCTGTCGAACAACGCAGAGGCCTGGGCCTACGTCCTGGGAGCGTGCCTGCTCGGCCTGGCCTTCTACATCGCGGCGCTCGTCCTCGAGCGCTTCGCGGTGCCGGGCGGGATCAGCACGGTCGAGCAGGTTGGGGCATGA